From Medicago truncatula cultivar Jemalong A17 chromosome 7, MtrunA17r5.0-ANR, whole genome shotgun sequence, a single genomic window includes:
- the LOC11423401 gene encoding U3 small nucleolar RNA-associated protein 14: protein MAEEKRKERGDANRHTAKKKSKKTSDNQRKKTGPRLPSSLKKEIQHLNPTPVDVDDIDSDVYEYEEEQPEEESRKNKRYDPVSVNDDNDLSSDFEDENVQSDDDDGGYDFIGKKRKEIDSDDDYGEEDDERHERMLQRITGMPSKPFDGNKKARKNDVIPELYPESENNPSHDVVEGDGRISIEDLLNPLRDDPDHSRLRLRNQQIENRSRTVHAPLPKADQAKVERKVAYQISKEQVTKWQPLIQKNREAPTKYFDEKTDLGFSTIGAIASEFEPRTEFERKMAALVHHDKIIEAHKNDGASLLDMNKVSIVCEKDRQNRNAKLRSLLFRHEMKAKHVKKIKSKTYHRLLKKHRLKAESSQLEMDPEATNEYALKQERQRAEERMTLRHKHKSPWLQRKMQRGLDKQDEGTRAAVTEHFQRHEELTRKRNTMDSSSSDDSTYEDDDDENAADSDPGKANNILRKAKQKTLEVLEEDDGMPKSGLLSLPFMRRGLEKRKEATIEEVNLTVQEYEDSMKKLDDSGGSEDPKVASTGGRRVFGMAKAQTIGADNKVELDKFYNNSDSEDDFEAKKSGNIENDGSDNLQKDVINDSVLNQENIDSRKESVFKNFDEIVKNPGPKTTYEVSIFASDTWKKAKNKNGIDTDIKKSSKFTRSVRHNVKNSEKDQLGEDSDTDDEGQMVDGILTSASKPSYELPSQEELIRQAFAGDDVEDDFEKDKQEILNEENPEPEKPLLLPGWGQWTDIQQKKGLPSWMVKEHENARIKREEALKKRKDAQLKNVIISEKSSKKAEKLQTKTVPFPYTSKDVFHQSMRMPIGPESNPSTTFGPLTRPEVVKKPGVIIKPIEFEEVNPHVKPEQQSVKNKKLNITKGNDSEAIKKSKLKVKGNK from the exons ATGGCAGAGGAGAAGCGAAAGGAGAGAGGCGACGCTAACCGCCACACCGCAAAAAAGAAGTCGAAGAAGACTTCCGACAATCAACGGAAGAAAACTGGTCCTCGTTTGCCTTCATCTTTGAAAAAAGAGATTCAACACTTAAACCCTACCCCTGTTGATGTCGATGATATCGACAGCGATGTTTACGAATACGAAGAAGAACAACCTGAAGAAGAATCCAGAAAGAATAAGCGTTACGACCCTGTTTCTGTTAATGATGATAATGACCTTTCTTCTGATTTCGAG GATGAGAATGTACAATCTGATGATGACGACGGCGGCTACGATTTTATTGGTAAAAAGAGGAAGGAAATTGATTCAGATGATGATTATGGGGAGGAAGATGATGAGAGACATGAAAGGATGTTACAACGAATTACCGGTATGCCGAGCAAGCCTTTTGATG GCAATAAGAAGGCGAGGAAGAATGATGTTATTCCGGAGCTATATCCAGAGTCTGAAAATAATCCTAGTCATGATGTTGTGGAAGGTGATGGACGAATTAGTATCGAGGACCTCCTTAATCCTCTTCGTGACGATCCCGATCATTCAAGACTCCGGTTAAGAAATCAACAAATTGAGAATCGTTCTAGAACTGTTCATGCACCACTTCCAAAGGCAGATCAAGCGAAGGTGGAAAGGAAGGTGGCGTATCAAATATCTAAGGAACAAGTCACAAAGTGGCAACCCCTTATTCAGAAAAATAGGGAGGCTCCTACTAAGTACTTTGATGAAAAGACAGATCTAGGGTTTTCAACTATAGGAGCAATAGCTTCTGAATTTGAACCCAGAACTGAATTTGAGAGGAAAATGGCTGCACTAGTTCATCATGACAAAATTATCGAAGCTCATAAAAACGATGGTGCTAGTCTTCTTGACATGAACAAG GTTTCTATAGTATGTGAGAAGGATAGGCAAAACCGGAATGCTAAATTGCGGAGCCTTCTTTTTCGTCATGAAATGAAGGCAAAACATGTTAAAAAGATAAAGTCCAAAACATACCATCGTTTGTTAAAGAAACATAGATTGAAGGCAGAATCTTCTCAGTTGGAAATGGATCCTGAAGCTACTAATGAATATGCCTTGAAACAAGAACGCCAGAGGGCAGag GAACGCATGACTCTGAGACACAAACACAAAAGTCCATGGCTTCAGCGTAAAATGCAACGTGGTTTAGATAAGCAGGATGAAGGAACTCGTGCTGCCGTGACTGAACATTTTCAAAGACACGAGGAACTGACTAGAAAAAGGAATACCATGGACAGTAGCAGCAGTGATGATAGCACTTATGAAGATGACGATGATGAGAATGCTGCTGATTCTGATCCGGGTAAGGCAAACAATATTTTGCGTAAAGCAAAACAAAAGACACTAGAAGTGCTGGAGGAAGATGATGGAATGCCCAAGTCGGGATTGCTATCTTTACCTTTTATG AGGCGTGGAttggagaaaagaaaagaagcaaCTATTGAAGAAGTCAACCTTACCGTACAAGAATATGAAGATTCCATGAAGAAGCTGGACGATTCTGGCGGCTCAGAAGATCCAAAAGTAGCATCTACCGGTGGCAGAAGAGTATTTGGAATGGCTAAAGCCCAAACAATTGGTGCTGATAATAAGGTGGAATTAGATAAGTTTTACAATAACAGTGATAGCGAGGATGACTTTGAGGCCAAGAAAAGTGGCAACATTGAGAATGACGGAAGTGATAATCTGCAGAAGGATGTCATCAATGATTCAGTCTTAAATCAAGAGAATATCGATTCTCGCAAAGAATCTGTTTTTAAG AACTTTGATGAGATTGTAAAAAATCCGGGGCCAAAAACTACATATGAAGTTTCCATATTTGCCTCAGATACATGGAAAAAG gcaaaaaacaaaaatggtatAGACACAGACATCAAGAAGTCTTCAAAGTTTACTAGGTCTGTTAGGCACAATGTAAAG AACTCTGAAAAAGATCAATTGGGAGAGGATAGCGATACAGATGATGAAGGGCAGATGGTCGACGGAATTCTGACTTCTGCATCTAAACCATCTTATGAACTTCCGTCTCAAGAGGAGCTCATTCGACAAGCTTTTGCTGGGGATGACGTAGAAGATGATTTTGAAAAGGATAAGCAGGAGATCCTCAATGAAGAAAATCCTGAGCCTGAGAAGCCTCTATTACTTCCTGGTTGGGGTCAATGGACTGATATACAGCAAAAGAAAGGTTTACCATCCTGGATGGTCAAAGAACATGAAAATGCCCGGATAAAAAGGGAAGAAGCCCTCAAGAAGAGAAAGGATGCTCAGTTGAAAAATGTCATCATCTCTGAGAAATCAAGCAAGAAG GCCGAGAAACTCCAAACAAAAACGGTGCCTTTTCCTTATACTTCCAAAGATGTCTTTCATCAGAGTATGCGTATGCCCATTGGACCTGAATCTAACCCGTCAACTACATTTGGACCTCTTACTCGGCCTGAA GTGGTGAAGAAACCAGGTGTTATTATAAAACCGATAGAATTTGAGGAAGTGAATCCTCACGTTAAACCAGAGCAACAGAGCGTTAAGAACAAGAAGTTGAATATAACCAAAGGCAATGATAGCGAAGCCATAAAAAAGTCGAAGTTGAAGGTCAAGGGAAATAAGTAA